A window of Pirellula sp. SH-Sr6A contains these coding sequences:
- a CDS encoding GIY-YIG nuclease family protein → MKRAIASGVPRSPGVYGMLDATGRLIYVGKSKALRNRLMSYYLPNNDEDKSGRIAQAAYKIVWEPQPSEFAALLREQCLIRRWQPRFNVVGMPNRQRQAYLCLGKGPAEAFYLSRYHDPTAKCSLGPLSGVTHLSRAIEILTRTFRLRDCSHKTPMHFSNQLSLFDLEHRAGCVRHELGNCLAPCLPVCSKSGYDEGVAAAVRFLRTGESDLESKLQNAMEKAAAGLHFEYAARLREDLSIIRWITKRLKQFQRARESNPTIYAIYPKQARAVWYVIREGGVIASLAPPNTSKEWNATLRKLDICNQPQPELGTYVQNPDDTLGLVTSWFQKEKQHKKSSMELPLAEYISQTFAIDSLPRTWQEAKKRLHPPLSQPAA, encoded by the coding sequence ATGAAGCGAGCCATTGCCAGCGGGGTCCCGCGTTCGCCTGGCGTTTATGGAATGTTGGATGCGACGGGGCGTCTAATCTATGTTGGTAAATCAAAAGCGTTGCGCAATCGGTTGATGAGCTACTACTTGCCCAATAACGATGAGGACAAGTCGGGGCGGATCGCACAAGCAGCGTACAAGATTGTCTGGGAGCCCCAACCTAGCGAATTCGCTGCGTTGCTAAGAGAGCAGTGTTTGATTCGGCGGTGGCAACCTCGCTTCAATGTAGTTGGAATGCCAAATCGACAACGGCAGGCTTATCTCTGTCTTGGCAAAGGGCCAGCCGAAGCGTTTTATCTTTCTCGATATCATGACCCGACCGCCAAGTGCTCACTTGGTCCGTTGAGCGGTGTAACCCATTTGTCGCGTGCAATCGAGATCTTAACCCGCACATTTCGATTGCGAGACTGTAGCCATAAAACGCCCATGCACTTTTCGAACCAGCTTTCCTTATTTGATTTAGAGCACCGTGCAGGCTGTGTACGCCATGAACTTGGAAACTGTTTAGCTCCTTGTTTGCCGGTCTGCAGCAAATCCGGATATGACGAAGGTGTTGCGGCGGCCGTGCGGTTCCTTCGAACGGGGGAATCGGACCTGGAATCGAAGCTTCAAAATGCAATGGAAAAAGCCGCCGCGGGACTTCATTTCGAATATGCAGCGAGATTGCGCGAAGACCTAAGCATCATACGTTGGATCACCAAGCGTTTGAAACAGTTTCAGAGGGCGCGAGAATCCAATCCAACCATCTACGCGATCTACCCGAAGCAGGCTCGAGCCGTCTGGTATGTGATTCGAGAAGGAGGTGTAATTGCATCGCTGGCGCCTCCGAACACAAGCAAGGAGTGGAATGCAACATTGCGAAAGCTTGATATTTGTAACCAGCCGCAACCAGAGTTAGGAACCTATGTACAAAACCCCGATGACACTCTAGGTCTAGTCACCTCCTGGTTTCAGAAAGAGAAGCAGCACAAGAAATCCAGTATGGAACTTCCCCTAGCCGAGTACATCTCCCAAACCTTCGCAATCGATAGCCTCCCTCGAACGTGGCAAGAAGCCAAAAAAAGGCTTCATCCTCCCCTGTCCCAACCCGCTGCCTAG
- a CDS encoding serine/threonine protein kinase produces MSTVGTRIQAGFEPIPGYVLTKKIGSGGYGDVWAADAPGGLKKAIKFVHGAVHEDRAVAELKSLQRIRQVNHPFILSLERIEIIEGQLIIVTELAQGSLFDRYVEYRERGFAGIARDRLLSYLRDAADGLDFLCQKHELQHLDVKPGNLLLVSDRIKVADFGLVKDLHSMTQSMMGGLTPTYAAPEMFDGRPGRFSDQYSLAIVYFEMLTGTLPFRGRTTAQLANEHLHKAPILEPLPPAERPVIAKALSKRPHQRFSDCRELIHAIESAVQSNVEAASKERSTRVRGWNPRVNSNKITTRSPSSSAVDHSAPTRHRIRLSTQPASGAGSQPVAAVRPKTVVIGVGGIGAGVVAALNQRNSDITSDLEDQSLLFVLDTDANTLLPLVDRSNLKPLTSRQVFHTPLKSPHYYREGTHAFPQLSRRWLYNIPRSQLTEGVRPLGMLALIDHAPQVFEHLMVLLEGLSADSQPDVPVQVKLVASTMGGTGSSIVSELGFMIQQVAESMQLPIRCELLLTCASPSPTALGDLATACSIACLLEVNHYFRTGGLHPELPGIPAAPSSKPPFDRVRLFYGGKMGDPSDNTEVMEQVVRYIEIADPIDDASRCEDFESGSQSALDAPPWLSTIKVTPLPLELSIQPAKASATTVLHGLMSWISALDKGVSAAESPQCLLLSPKMLEKIEYFITDAFRVCNFNAQAWVRDVMRSVFPSEIGNQVQDFRSNYRPSACMLDDAVHLKRLVEPLGMDLSEAAIATQQLFECRWERLLEWITSRWIAVPLNWSIFPKLMELLEERFQVNAHSLFSVAKKLEAKLVELSESESQVVRSQSVMNLEGKVRMEAIFHQLSGSMLLRFIDRLRGIQQVWARCSRDLQGEFFHFSKDFCLRRFGYSIESFLSQNQQDKSDAIHRLSRESIADLVIRIWVKECGCQAIEAAMVGIPANHSVNGETASIADMLEALTIEIQKEIIQQSRTHEPIPRSKATALAQPAATNTLTQMRGGASPSESDFDLSEGNSMTLLGEISTGPIALDSARVATAIQGDADLDAKIDTCIPFLADYGESVHLHLFVSEMIWYQLPEELKGKLAKISRIHLTDRRIASYVVAVGDQIDVEELIDKLWMPTSETWQLVPRILSRVDIEWIPFAHPASES; encoded by the coding sequence ATGAGTACGGTGGGTACACGAATTCAAGCCGGATTCGAACCGATTCCAGGCTATGTATTGACCAAGAAAATTGGATCTGGGGGATATGGCGATGTCTGGGCTGCCGATGCACCTGGTGGATTGAAGAAGGCCATCAAGTTCGTGCATGGTGCGGTCCATGAGGATCGTGCCGTTGCAGAACTCAAATCCCTCCAACGCATTCGGCAAGTCAATCATCCGTTCATCCTTTCACTCGAACGGATTGAGATCATTGAGGGGCAGCTCATCATCGTTACGGAGTTGGCCCAAGGATCGTTATTTGATCGCTATGTGGAGTATCGAGAGAGAGGCTTTGCAGGAATTGCGCGAGACCGTCTTTTGAGTTACCTGAGGGATGCGGCCGATGGACTTGATTTCCTCTGCCAAAAGCACGAGCTACAACATCTCGATGTCAAACCGGGCAACTTGCTTTTGGTCTCAGATAGAATTAAGGTCGCCGATTTTGGGTTGGTGAAAGACCTTCACTCGATGACCCAGTCGATGATGGGCGGGTTGACGCCGACTTACGCGGCTCCGGAAATGTTTGATGGCCGTCCTGGTCGGTTCAGCGATCAATATTCGCTCGCCATTGTTTACTTTGAGATGTTGACCGGTACACTCCCGTTTCGTGGTCGAACAACCGCTCAACTCGCAAACGAACACTTGCACAAAGCGCCGATTCTCGAGCCTCTTCCGCCTGCCGAGAGACCCGTGATTGCGAAGGCTCTTTCAAAGCGTCCGCATCAACGCTTTTCAGATTGCAGGGAATTAATTCACGCGATCGAATCGGCAGTTCAATCGAATGTTGAAGCCGCCAGCAAAGAAAGGAGTACACGTGTTCGAGGCTGGAATCCGCGAGTTAATTCCAACAAAATTACTACGCGATCTCCATCGTCCTCTGCTGTCGATCATTCGGCACCCACTCGCCACCGCATTCGGCTCTCAACCCAACCCGCGTCGGGTGCCGGATCGCAACCGGTCGCAGCCGTTCGGCCAAAGACGGTGGTGATTGGCGTTGGCGGCATCGGCGCCGGAGTGGTCGCCGCTCTTAACCAACGCAATTCGGATATTACGAGCGATTTGGAAGACCAGTCCCTTCTTTTCGTGCTCGACACGGATGCGAATACGCTCCTTCCTTTAGTAGACCGATCCAACCTCAAACCGTTGACAAGCCGACAGGTCTTTCACACGCCACTAAAGAGCCCACATTACTATCGTGAGGGAACTCATGCATTTCCTCAACTTAGCCGCAGATGGTTGTACAACATCCCTCGATCGCAATTGACAGAGGGAGTAAGGCCCTTGGGTATGCTCGCCTTGATCGATCATGCCCCGCAAGTATTCGAGCATCTCATGGTCTTGCTAGAAGGTCTGTCTGCGGATTCACAACCGGACGTTCCCGTTCAAGTGAAACTGGTAGCCTCGACAATGGGGGGAACCGGTAGTTCGATTGTAAGCGAACTTGGATTTATGATTCAGCAAGTTGCGGAGTCCATGCAACTTCCAATTCGATGCGAGTTGCTTCTTACATGCGCATCGCCCAGTCCAACGGCTCTTGGCGATCTCGCAACCGCATGCTCCATCGCTTGCTTGCTCGAGGTCAATCACTACTTTCGAACCGGTGGCCTTCACCCGGAGCTTCCGGGGATTCCTGCCGCCCCAAGTAGTAAACCACCCTTTGATCGCGTGCGATTGTTCTATGGAGGGAAGATGGGGGATCCCTCGGATAACACAGAGGTCATGGAGCAAGTTGTCCGCTATATCGAAATTGCAGATCCGATCGACGATGCCTCGCGATGCGAGGATTTTGAATCGGGCAGTCAGAGTGCACTCGATGCTCCGCCATGGCTGAGTACGATCAAGGTAACACCATTACCACTTGAGTTGAGCATTCAGCCAGCAAAAGCCAGCGCAACCACTGTGCTCCACGGGTTGATGTCCTGGATTTCGGCGTTGGATAAAGGTGTCTCAGCGGCTGAGTCTCCTCAATGCCTGCTGCTGTCCCCAAAAATGCTTGAGAAGATTGAGTATTTTATCACTGACGCATTTCGCGTCTGCAATTTCAATGCGCAAGCGTGGGTGCGCGACGTGATGCGTTCCGTTTTTCCTTCCGAGATCGGAAACCAAGTTCAAGACTTCCGATCCAATTACCGCCCCAGTGCGTGCATGCTCGATGATGCAGTTCATCTCAAGCGATTGGTTGAACCGTTGGGGATGGATCTTTCGGAAGCCGCAATTGCGACGCAACAACTGTTTGAATGTCGATGGGAAAGGCTCCTCGAATGGATCACTAGCCGATGGATCGCCGTCCCCTTGAATTGGTCGATATTCCCTAAGCTCATGGAGCTCCTGGAAGAGCGTTTCCAAGTCAATGCGCATTCGCTTTTTTCCGTCGCAAAGAAGCTTGAGGCGAAACTGGTTGAGTTAAGTGAGAGCGAATCGCAAGTCGTACGCAGCCAAAGTGTCATGAATCTGGAAGGAAAGGTTCGAATGGAAGCGATCTTCCATCAACTCAGTGGTTCGATGCTTTTAAGGTTCATCGATCGACTACGAGGAATTCAGCAGGTCTGGGCAAGGTGCAGCAGGGACCTGCAGGGCGAGTTCTTTCACTTTTCCAAAGACTTCTGTTTGCGTCGTTTTGGATACTCCATCGAGAGCTTTCTGTCGCAGAACCAACAAGACAAATCGGATGCCATCCACCGGCTCAGCCGCGAATCGATCGCCGATCTTGTCATTCGCATTTGGGTCAAAGAGTGTGGGTGCCAAGCTATCGAAGCGGCAATGGTGGGTATCCCGGCGAATCATTCGGTCAATGGCGAGACTGCGTCGATCGCCGACATGCTAGAGGCTTTAACGATCGAAATCCAAAAGGAGATTATTCAACAAAGCAGGACTCATGAACCTATCCCTCGCTCGAAAGCAACGGCGTTAGCACAACCAGCAGCGACCAACACCTTGACTCAAATGCGTGGAGGTGCCTCGCCCAGTGAGTCGGACTTTGATTTGTCCGAAGGCAATTCCATGACGCTCTTGGGGGAAATTTCTACTGGGCCGATCGCCTTGGACTCGGCCCGGGTTGCAACAGCCATTCAAGGTGATGCAGACCTCGATGCGAAAATCGATACTTGTATCCCCTTCCTGGCTGACTACGGAGAATCGGTCCACCTTCATCTCTTCGTTTCTGAAATGATTTGGTACCAGTTGCCCGAGGAGCTCAAAGGAAAGTTGGCGAAAATCAGTCGCATTCATTTAACTGATCGCAGGATAGCTAGCTATGTCGTGGCGGTAGGGGATCAGATCGACGTTGAAGAATTGATCGACAAACTTTGGATGCCGACCAGCGAAACTTGGCAGCTTGTTCCTCGGATATTGTCGCGTGTCGATATCGAGTGGATTCCGTTCGCGCATCCCGCGTCGGAATCTTGA
- a CDS encoding ATP-binding protein, with translation MLTKLTPDTASLAQNALPAVLNEDAFWPYEPKSMEECGISEMVLESIILQVFLGVGTLTGRGITDRVRLSFRIIEQVLAQLRVRQLIAHARPAPLNDFYYSLTEAGQKRALQYQAVCSYTGPAPVPLLDYVLSVEAQASTFEPITKKQLIASFGHVTYVPSWLDFIGPAINSNAGIFLYGPPGNGKTTLAKCLAACRGEEVWVPHAVIDDGVIIKFFDAAYHQPVKQLAGSSGIMTDQEHDRRWVRVRRPTVVVGGELTMDNLEIRHDPRSNTCEAPIQMKSNCGCLLIDDFGRQRMEPAELLNRWIIPLENRHDYLNLPTGKKICVPFEQIILFSTNLQPESLVDEAFLRRVPFKIHIGDPSPEEFTELFRRACESFEIAWRPQAVEELIMKVYRRQNRPLRRCHPRDLLYQIKCLCAYREERIELRSDFLEIACKNYFGNQPVAIRRSQPAPQGLGAGQVSIPAQQRPPLVQPMTQNGPATSSLQTPVPQPSLTQRTMGALPMQSPMSSIINPS, from the coding sequence ATGCTCACCAAACTGACCCCTGACACTGCTTCCTTGGCCCAAAATGCCTTGCCTGCTGTTCTCAACGAAGATGCATTCTGGCCCTATGAGCCGAAGTCGATGGAAGAGTGCGGGATTTCGGAGATGGTGCTCGAATCCATTATTCTCCAAGTCTTCCTTGGAGTCGGCACGCTAACTGGGAGAGGTATTACCGACCGCGTGCGTCTGTCGTTTCGAATAATCGAGCAAGTACTCGCGCAACTCCGCGTTCGGCAGTTGATTGCACATGCGCGACCTGCTCCTCTCAACGATTTCTACTATAGCCTTACGGAAGCAGGCCAAAAGCGAGCGTTGCAGTATCAAGCGGTATGCTCGTATACAGGGCCTGCCCCTGTCCCGCTCCTCGACTATGTACTTAGCGTCGAAGCGCAGGCAAGCACGTTCGAGCCTATCACTAAGAAGCAGCTCATCGCGTCTTTTGGTCATGTAACCTACGTACCATCTTGGCTCGACTTCATCGGACCGGCCATCAATAGCAATGCGGGCATCTTTCTTTACGGACCTCCGGGGAATGGTAAAACAACACTGGCAAAGTGCTTAGCAGCATGCCGTGGCGAAGAAGTCTGGGTGCCTCACGCGGTCATCGATGATGGTGTCATCATCAAATTCTTTGACGCGGCCTATCATCAGCCAGTGAAACAACTTGCCGGGAGTTCTGGGATCATGACCGACCAAGAGCATGACCGGCGTTGGGTGCGAGTGCGACGTCCAACGGTCGTCGTCGGCGGAGAGCTGACTATGGATAATCTGGAGATCCGACATGACCCACGAAGTAATACGTGCGAAGCACCTATTCAGATGAAAAGCAACTGTGGGTGCCTGCTGATTGATGACTTTGGTCGTCAACGCATGGAGCCTGCTGAATTATTGAATCGCTGGATCATTCCTCTTGAGAATCGCCATGACTATTTGAACTTACCGACCGGAAAGAAGATCTGTGTTCCATTTGAGCAAATCATTCTTTTTTCAACCAATCTCCAGCCGGAGTCATTGGTCGACGAGGCATTTCTGAGGCGAGTTCCGTTCAAGATCCACATCGGAGACCCTTCCCCCGAAGAGTTCACCGAACTCTTTCGTCGCGCATGCGAATCTTTCGAAATCGCTTGGAGACCGCAGGCAGTTGAAGAGTTGATCATGAAAGTTTATCGTCGGCAGAACAGGCCGCTGCGCCGATGTCATCCACGCGATCTCTTGTATCAAATAAAATGCCTGTGCGCATATCGAGAGGAACGAATCGAATTGCGAAGCGATTTTCTTGAGATCGCCTGTAAGAATTACTTTGGGAATCAACCAGTTGCCATCCGGCGTTCGCAGCCAGCGCCGCAAGGCTTGGGGGCGGGGCAAGTTTCCATACCAGCGCAGCAACGGCCTCCGTTGGTGCAACCAATGACACAGAATGGTCCCGCAACTTCCTCTCTTCAGACGCCTGTTCCTCAACCATCCTTGACTCAACGAACCATGGGTGCGTTACCCATGCAGTCACCGATGTCTTCAATCATCAATCCATCCTGA
- a CDS encoding EAL domain-containing protein, with protein sequence MPNNSIRNLRADGSSVWLLEAVGKNLSDTLTVIYPIPFSIGRKAGCSLQLQSKTVSSHHADLTIRDSILYVVDRQSTNGTYVNGNRVTGMIALKTDDILQFADVAFRIRCNDHATSSNTVAEDVCDQALALVQFDRMMEKRLVTPFFQPIVHVDGSATIGYEVLARSRMFGLETSAAMFGAAAKLNMEVELSQMLRWEGIREGLSLPKGSQIFVNTHPLELGRPDLLESMTNVRNMTPDTPITLEVHEAAITNPSQMFELRSALRDLQIQLAYDDFGAGQTRLSELGNAAPDVMKFDMGLIRDIDKGPVDRIKVLKSLVHVVRDLGVTALAEGIETEAEALVCKELGFQLAQGYYFGRPAPPNRFTEPRLSPI encoded by the coding sequence ATGCCGAATAATTCGATCCGCAATCTTCGCGCGGACGGCTCGTCGGTTTGGTTGCTTGAAGCAGTCGGAAAGAATTTGAGCGACACGCTCACTGTGATTTACCCGATCCCCTTCTCGATCGGACGGAAAGCAGGATGTAGTCTCCAGCTACAATCCAAAACGGTTTCTAGTCATCACGCCGATTTGACCATTCGGGACTCAATCCTCTATGTCGTAGATCGCCAGAGCACCAACGGCACTTATGTAAACGGAAACCGTGTTACTGGAATGATCGCGTTGAAGACGGACGATATTCTTCAATTCGCGGACGTCGCATTTCGGATCCGATGCAATGACCACGCAACCTCGTCCAACACAGTGGCGGAAGATGTTTGCGACCAAGCGCTCGCGCTAGTGCAATTCGATCGCATGATGGAAAAGAGGCTCGTGACGCCGTTCTTCCAGCCGATCGTGCATGTCGATGGCTCGGCCACCATCGGTTACGAAGTGCTCGCACGTAGCCGAATGTTTGGTCTTGAGACAAGTGCCGCGATGTTCGGCGCAGCTGCCAAACTCAACATGGAAGTGGAACTGAGTCAGATGCTCCGGTGGGAGGGCATTCGCGAGGGACTATCCCTTCCCAAGGGGAGTCAAATCTTCGTGAACACCCATCCCCTAGAGCTTGGACGCCCTGATCTTCTCGAGTCCATGACCAACGTTCGCAACATGACTCCAGATACCCCCATCACCTTGGAAGTGCACGAAGCAGCGATCACCAATCCGTCGCAAATGTTCGAACTACGCAGCGCGTTACGAGACCTGCAAATCCAGTTAGCCTACGATGATTTTGGTGCTGGCCAAACCCGCTTGTCGGAATTGGGGAATGCTGCCCCGGACGTGATGAAGTTTGATATGGGGCTGATTCGAGATATCGATAAAGGGCCCGTGGACCGGATCAAAGTGCTGAAATCGCTGGTGCACGTCGTTCGGGATCTCGGCGTCACGGCATTGGCCGAAGGGATCGAAACAGAGGCTGAGGCTCTCGTCTGCAAAGAGCTTGGCTTTCAGTTGGCGCAAGGTTACTATTTTGGCCGTCCCGCCCCTCCCAATCGCTTTACAGAACCACGCCTTTCTCCGATCTAG
- a CDS encoding ATP-grasp domain-containing protein, translating into MRSWETWMRWALQSGMEFPETHSIAGLKSSGQMLPWTEGETDDTWLIKDHWQAGGLGVSRFNPVVGTRSFERGRDAGESSDRLLLQRRIEGEGVGVSFLSGKRGAIAIGGVNALPLHPHPWSDFIYRGSSGPMALEPQEWERLDNFAERVTQESGWLGVWNADFLRTADDRWVLLEINPRWSAGMELLDRNWKHSIAWHHHNVCGNVLEPLSWDEQKRLIFRERLQIDAPVRKEILYLAKHWRATERAITGMWERRWQIPFTSSEPCWVADIPKADTELAASYPLCSLFTRMDDGNESDDVVKNAKYWLENELEIPIGP; encoded by the coding sequence ATGAGATCTTGGGAAACGTGGATGCGATGGGCCCTGCAATCCGGGATGGAATTCCCCGAAACCCACTCGATCGCCGGGCTGAAGTCGAGCGGGCAAATGCTGCCGTGGACCGAGGGGGAAACCGATGATACATGGCTAATCAAAGACCACTGGCAGGCGGGGGGGCTCGGAGTCTCTCGATTCAATCCAGTTGTGGGGACGCGAAGTTTCGAACGCGGAAGGGACGCGGGGGAGTCGAGCGATCGTCTTCTCTTGCAGCGACGAATCGAAGGGGAGGGAGTCGGTGTTTCATTTCTGAGCGGGAAAAGGGGCGCTATCGCAATTGGGGGTGTCAACGCGTTGCCTCTTCATCCACATCCTTGGAGTGACTTTATCTATCGAGGTTCGTCTGGGCCGATGGCATTGGAGCCCCAGGAATGGGAACGATTAGACAATTTCGCGGAAAGGGTTACACAGGAATCGGGCTGGCTGGGCGTCTGGAACGCCGATTTCCTTCGAACCGCCGACGATCGCTGGGTTCTTCTTGAAATCAACCCACGGTGGAGCGCAGGGATGGAATTACTCGATCGGAACTGGAAACACTCCATCGCATGGCATCATCACAACGTTTGTGGCAACGTACTCGAGCCCCTTTCCTGGGATGAACAGAAACGATTGATCTTCCGAGAACGTTTGCAAATCGATGCACCGGTGCGCAAAGAGATCCTATATCTTGCAAAACATTGGAGAGCAACGGAGCGAGCCATTACGGGTATGTGGGAAAGGCGCTGGCAGATACCGTTCACTTCGTCCGAGCCTTGTTGGGTCGCGGACATACCAAAAGCTGACACAGAATTAGCGGCTAGTTATCCGCTTTGCAGCCTATTCACCCGGATGGACGATGGGAATGAATCAGACGACGTTGTGAAGAACGCCAAGTATTGGCTTGAAAACGAACTCGAAATCCCCATTGGTCCCTAG
- the fae gene encoding formaldehyde-activating enzyme encodes MAKKKTTAKPAKTKSKGTGRIILRTGEALVEAEPAWSAAEPEVIIGEFDGPVGYAFANLIGNQVKGHTKVFAILNSDVQVKPATIMVSKVTVNNEKYTNILMGTVQAAIAHGVLDAVRAGSIPKNKANDLGIIVSVWLDPSIVDVDYDPKLLFQTNREATAKAIAKAMNNEPSIDWLLKNQESVPHFFHQLALDGKL; translated from the coding sequence ATGGCCAAGAAAAAAACTACCGCGAAACCAGCCAAAACAAAGAGCAAGGGAACCGGTCGGATCATTCTTCGAACCGGGGAGGCGCTCGTCGAAGCCGAGCCAGCTTGGTCCGCAGCCGAACCGGAAGTCATTATTGGAGAATTTGACGGTCCCGTTGGATACGCTTTCGCCAACTTGATCGGAAACCAGGTTAAAGGTCATACGAAAGTTTTCGCCATTCTCAATAGCGACGTGCAGGTGAAGCCTGCGACGATCATGGTTAGCAAGGTAACAGTCAACAATGAGAAGTACACCAACATTCTCATGGGAACGGTGCAAGCAGCGATTGCGCACGGCGTTCTCGACGCGGTCCGAGCGGGTTCGATTCCTAAAAACAAAGCGAACGATCTTGGGATCATCGTATCGGTTTGGCTAGATCCATCGATCGTCGATGTTGATTACGATCCAAAGCTCTTGTTCCAGACGAATCGCGAAGCCACCGCCAAAGCGATTGCGAAAGCCATGAACAATGAGCCGTCTATCGATTGGCTCCTCAAGAATCAGGAGTCCGTCCCTCACTTCTTCCATCAACTCGCTCTCGACGGAAAACTGTAG